In a genomic window of Telopea speciosissima isolate NSW1024214 ecotype Mountain lineage chromosome 5, Tspe_v1, whole genome shotgun sequence:
- the LOC122661003 gene encoding uncharacterized protein LOC122661003 isoform X2 gives MWYIGLVARVAGKRPEILAIFQNCAVISIACCVFYSHCGNRAVLWERPFERRSSGWFSIWKKEERNTLLAKFLRMNELKDQVCSSWFAPVGSASDYPLLSKWVIYGELACSGSCPGTSNEISPIYSLWATFICLYIANYVVERSTGWALTHPLPVEEYEKLKKQQMKPDFLDMVPWYSGTSADLFKTVFDLLVSVTVFVGRFDMRMMQAAMSKVHDGAQKDDLLFDHFSDKEDLWFDFMADTGDGGNPAYTVARLLAQPSIRVNSGNSMCALPRGDLLLIGGDLAYPNPSAFTYENRFFRPFEYAFQPPPCYKPEHVAVNKPELPCAESEPIQNDGPQCFVIPGNHDWFDGLHTFMRHICHRSWLGGWLLPQKKSYFALQLPKGWWVFGLDQALHGDIDVYQFKFFSELTKDKVGENDSVIILTHEPNWLLDWYWNDVSGKNVSHLIRDYLKGRCKLQMAGDLHHYLRHSSVSSDKPVYVQHLLVNGCGGAFLHPTHVFSSFKRLYGTSYESKAAYPSIEDSSRIALGNILKFRKKNWQFDFIGGIIYFILAFSMFPQCRLDHILKDDSFSGHLKTFFSTVWDALIYMLGNSYVSSAGTLLLLMAAFCFVPSKVSRKKRAIIGMVHGFSHTAAALILMLLLELGVETCIRHQLLATSGYHTLYEWYRSVESEHFPDPTGLRARIEQWTFGLYPACIKYLMSAFDVPEVMAVTRSSICKNGMESLSRGGAIIYYASVFLYFWVFSTPVVSLVFGSYLYICINWFHIHFDEAFSSLRIANYKAFTRFHITRDGDLEVFTLAVDKVPKEWRLDPEWDKEVKQQQPSHLRKFPSKWSAAAAQQDPLATVRIVDHFVIDRTDPRNPNSEASK, from the exons ATGTGGTATATTGGACTTGTTGCTCGTGTGGCTGGAAAGCGGCCAGAGATCCTAGCCATATTTCAAAATTGTGCT GTCATTAGTATAGCCTGCTGTGTATTTTATAGTCACTGCGGTAACCGTGCTGTTTTGTGGGAAAGACCttttgaaaggagaagttctGGCTGGTTTTCcatttggaagaaagaagaaagaaacacatTGCTGGCAAAATTTCTGCGTATGAATGAGTTGAAAGATCAGGTCTGCTCATCCTGGTTTGCCCCGGTGGGATCAGCCAGTGATTACCCACTTCTGTCGAAGTGGGTTATCTATGGAGAG ttagcTTGTAGCGGATCATGTCCGGGAACATCAAATGAAATCTCTCCTATATATTCATTGTGGGCCACATTTATATGTCTTTACATTGCCAATTATGTGGTGGAACGGTCTACGGG ATGGGCTCTTACTCACCCTTTGCCAGTTGAGGAATATGAGAAGCTGAAGAAACAACAGATGAAACCTGATTTCTTGGATATGGTTCCCTGGTACTCAGG GACATCTGCCGATTTATTTAAGACTGTTTTTGACCTCCTGGTATCTGTAACAGTATTCGTTGGTCGATTTGATATGCGTATGATGCAG GCTGCAATGAGTAAGGTTCATGATGGAGCTCAAAAAGATGATCTTTTATTTGATCATTTTAGTGATAAGGAAGACTTGTGGTTTGACTTCATGGCTGATACTGGGGATGGAGGAAACCCAGCATATACTGTGGCCCGGTTACTTGCTCAGCCCTCCATTCGTGTCAATTCCGGCAATTCTATGTGTGCCCTACCACGTGGAGATTTACTTCTTATAGGCGGGGATCTTGC GTACCCTAATCCTTCAGCATTCACATATGAGAATCGGTTTTTTCGTCCTTTCGAATATGCTTTCCAGCCTCCACCTTGTTATAAACCAGAGCATGTTGCTGTGAACAAGCCTGAGTTACCTTGTGCAGAATCTGAACCAATTCAAAATGATGGACCACAGTGTTTTGTGATTCCTGGAAATCATG ACTGGTTTGATGGGCTTCACACTTTTATGAGGCACATATGCCATCGAAGCTGGTTAGGTGGTTGGTTGCTGCCCCAAAAGAAAAGTTACTTTGCCCTGCAACTGCCTAAAGGATGGTGGGTGTTTGGTCTTGATCAAGCTCTCCATGGTGACATTGATGTGTATCAATTCAAGTTCTTCTCAGAATTAACTAAAGACAAG GTTGGGGAGAATGACTCTGTAATCATTTTAACACATGAACCAAATTGGCTACTTGATTGGTACTGGAATGATGTCTCTGGGAAGAATGTCTCTCATTTAATTCGTGATTATCTAAAGGGAAGGTGTAAGCTCCAAATGGCTGGAGACTTGCACCATTACTTGCGTCATTCTTCTGTTTCTTCAGATAAACCAGTCTATGTACAACATTTACTTGTCAATGGTTGTGGTGGGGCTTTTTTACATCCTACTCATGTTTTTAGTAGTTTCAAAAGGCTTTATGGGACTTCGTATGAAAGCAAGGCGGCTTATCCATCTATTGAGGATTCCAGCAGG ATTGCATTAGGAAATATCTTGAAGTTCCGGAAGAAGAACTGGCAGTTTGACTTCATTGGCGGCATCATCTACTTTATACTGGCTTTTTCTATGTTCCCACAG TGTCGGCTTGACCACATCTTGAAGGATGATTCGTTTTCTGGTCACTTGAAGACTTTCTTTAGCACAGTGTGGGATGCTTTAATATACATGCTGGGAAATTCATATGTGTCTTCAGCTGGAACTCTGTTATTACTTATGGCAGCATTTTGTTTCGTCCCTTCCAAAGTGTCGCGGAAGAAACGGGCAATAATTGGAATGGTTCATGGTTTTTCTCACACAGCTGCAGCACTAATTCTCATGTTGTTGCTGGAACTGGGGGTTGAGACATGTATCCGCCATCAGCTGCTAGCAACTTCAG GATATCACACATTATATGAATGGTATCGATCGGTGGAGAGTGAGCACTTCCCCGACCCAACTGGCCTCCGAGCTCGTATAGAACAGTGGACGTTTGGCCTTTACCCAGCTTGTATAAAGTATCTCATGTCTGCATTTGATGTTCCAGAG GTTATGGCTGTCACCAGGAGTAGCATCTGCAAGAACGGGATGGAATCACTGTCACGTGGAGGTGCTATCATTTACTATGCGTCTGTCTTCCTCTATTTCTGGGTTTTCTCAACCCCTGTTGTATCCCTGGTGTTTGGGAGTTACTTGTATATCTGCATCAACTGGTTTCACATACACTTCGATGAAGCTTTTTCGTCACTCCGCATTGCAAATTATAAGGCCTTCACTCGCTTCCACATTACCCGTGATGGTGACCTTGAAGTATTCACCCTTGCAGTTGATAAG GTGCCAAAGGAATGGAGACTGGATCCGGAGTGGGACAAGGAAGTAAAACAGCAGCAACCGAGTCATCTTAGGAAGTTCCCTAGCAAGTGgagtgctgctgctgctcaACAGGACCCACTTGCTACTGTTCGGATTGTTGACCATTTTGTAATTGATAGAACGGATCCTAGGAACCCCAATTCTGAGGCAAGCAAATAA
- the LOC122661003 gene encoding uncharacterized protein LOC122661003 isoform X1: MGSSKPSIGLLDTFKMDRVRTILTPTYPYPHEHSRHAIIAVVVGCLFFISSDNMHTLIQKLDNNIKWWSMYACLLGFFYFFSSPFVGKTIKPSYSNFSRWYVAWILIAALYHLPSFQSMGVDMRMNLSLFLTIYISSILFLLVFHIIFLGMWYIGLVARVAGKRPEILAIFQNCAVISIACCVFYSHCGNRAVLWERPFERRSSGWFSIWKKEERNTLLAKFLRMNELKDQVCSSWFAPVGSASDYPLLSKWVIYGELACSGSCPGTSNEISPIYSLWATFICLYIANYVVERSTGWALTHPLPVEEYEKLKKQQMKPDFLDMVPWYSGTSADLFKTVFDLLVSVTVFVGRFDMRMMQAAMSKVHDGAQKDDLLFDHFSDKEDLWFDFMADTGDGGNPAYTVARLLAQPSIRVNSGNSMCALPRGDLLLIGGDLAYPNPSAFTYENRFFRPFEYAFQPPPCYKPEHVAVNKPELPCAESEPIQNDGPQCFVIPGNHDWFDGLHTFMRHICHRSWLGGWLLPQKKSYFALQLPKGWWVFGLDQALHGDIDVYQFKFFSELTKDKVGENDSVIILTHEPNWLLDWYWNDVSGKNVSHLIRDYLKGRCKLQMAGDLHHYLRHSSVSSDKPVYVQHLLVNGCGGAFLHPTHVFSSFKRLYGTSYESKAAYPSIEDSSRIALGNILKFRKKNWQFDFIGGIIYFILAFSMFPQCRLDHILKDDSFSGHLKTFFSTVWDALIYMLGNSYVSSAGTLLLLMAAFCFVPSKVSRKKRAIIGMVHGFSHTAAALILMLLLELGVETCIRHQLLATSGYHTLYEWYRSVESEHFPDPTGLRARIEQWTFGLYPACIKYLMSAFDVPEVMAVTRSSICKNGMESLSRGGAIIYYASVFLYFWVFSTPVVSLVFGSYLYICINWFHIHFDEAFSSLRIANYKAFTRFHITRDGDLEVFTLAVDKVPKEWRLDPEWDKEVKQQQPSHLRKFPSKWSAAAAQQDPLATVRIVDHFVIDRTDPRNPNSEASK; encoded by the exons ATGGGATCCTCAAAGCCGTCTATTGGTCTACTAGATACCTTCAAGATGGACAGGGTCAGAACAATATTGACCCCAacatatccatatccacatgAACATTCACGCCATGCCATAATTGCAGTAGTCGTGGGGTgtttattctttatttcatcAGATAACATGCATACTCTCATACAGAAGTTAGACAACAATATTAAATGGTGGTCAATGTATGCgtgcttgcttggatttttctatttcttttcatcTCCATTCGTTGGGAAGACGATTAAACCAAGCTATTCAAACTTCAGTAGGTG GTATGTTGCATGGATTCTAATAGCTGCTTTGTATCATCTTCCCAGTTTTCAATCAATGGGAGTGGATATGAGGATGAACCTGTCGCTATTTTTGACGATTTACATctcttctattttgtttcttcttgttttccatATTATATTCCTTGGCATGTGGTATATTGGACTTGTTGCTCGTGTGGCTGGAAAGCGGCCAGAGATCCTAGCCATATTTCAAAATTGTGCT GTCATTAGTATAGCCTGCTGTGTATTTTATAGTCACTGCGGTAACCGTGCTGTTTTGTGGGAAAGACCttttgaaaggagaagttctGGCTGGTTTTCcatttggaagaaagaagaaagaaacacatTGCTGGCAAAATTTCTGCGTATGAATGAGTTGAAAGATCAGGTCTGCTCATCCTGGTTTGCCCCGGTGGGATCAGCCAGTGATTACCCACTTCTGTCGAAGTGGGTTATCTATGGAGAG ttagcTTGTAGCGGATCATGTCCGGGAACATCAAATGAAATCTCTCCTATATATTCATTGTGGGCCACATTTATATGTCTTTACATTGCCAATTATGTGGTGGAACGGTCTACGGG ATGGGCTCTTACTCACCCTTTGCCAGTTGAGGAATATGAGAAGCTGAAGAAACAACAGATGAAACCTGATTTCTTGGATATGGTTCCCTGGTACTCAGG GACATCTGCCGATTTATTTAAGACTGTTTTTGACCTCCTGGTATCTGTAACAGTATTCGTTGGTCGATTTGATATGCGTATGATGCAG GCTGCAATGAGTAAGGTTCATGATGGAGCTCAAAAAGATGATCTTTTATTTGATCATTTTAGTGATAAGGAAGACTTGTGGTTTGACTTCATGGCTGATACTGGGGATGGAGGAAACCCAGCATATACTGTGGCCCGGTTACTTGCTCAGCCCTCCATTCGTGTCAATTCCGGCAATTCTATGTGTGCCCTACCACGTGGAGATTTACTTCTTATAGGCGGGGATCTTGC GTACCCTAATCCTTCAGCATTCACATATGAGAATCGGTTTTTTCGTCCTTTCGAATATGCTTTCCAGCCTCCACCTTGTTATAAACCAGAGCATGTTGCTGTGAACAAGCCTGAGTTACCTTGTGCAGAATCTGAACCAATTCAAAATGATGGACCACAGTGTTTTGTGATTCCTGGAAATCATG ACTGGTTTGATGGGCTTCACACTTTTATGAGGCACATATGCCATCGAAGCTGGTTAGGTGGTTGGTTGCTGCCCCAAAAGAAAAGTTACTTTGCCCTGCAACTGCCTAAAGGATGGTGGGTGTTTGGTCTTGATCAAGCTCTCCATGGTGACATTGATGTGTATCAATTCAAGTTCTTCTCAGAATTAACTAAAGACAAG GTTGGGGAGAATGACTCTGTAATCATTTTAACACATGAACCAAATTGGCTACTTGATTGGTACTGGAATGATGTCTCTGGGAAGAATGTCTCTCATTTAATTCGTGATTATCTAAAGGGAAGGTGTAAGCTCCAAATGGCTGGAGACTTGCACCATTACTTGCGTCATTCTTCTGTTTCTTCAGATAAACCAGTCTATGTACAACATTTACTTGTCAATGGTTGTGGTGGGGCTTTTTTACATCCTACTCATGTTTTTAGTAGTTTCAAAAGGCTTTATGGGACTTCGTATGAAAGCAAGGCGGCTTATCCATCTATTGAGGATTCCAGCAGG ATTGCATTAGGAAATATCTTGAAGTTCCGGAAGAAGAACTGGCAGTTTGACTTCATTGGCGGCATCATCTACTTTATACTGGCTTTTTCTATGTTCCCACAG TGTCGGCTTGACCACATCTTGAAGGATGATTCGTTTTCTGGTCACTTGAAGACTTTCTTTAGCACAGTGTGGGATGCTTTAATATACATGCTGGGAAATTCATATGTGTCTTCAGCTGGAACTCTGTTATTACTTATGGCAGCATTTTGTTTCGTCCCTTCCAAAGTGTCGCGGAAGAAACGGGCAATAATTGGAATGGTTCATGGTTTTTCTCACACAGCTGCAGCACTAATTCTCATGTTGTTGCTGGAACTGGGGGTTGAGACATGTATCCGCCATCAGCTGCTAGCAACTTCAG GATATCACACATTATATGAATGGTATCGATCGGTGGAGAGTGAGCACTTCCCCGACCCAACTGGCCTCCGAGCTCGTATAGAACAGTGGACGTTTGGCCTTTACCCAGCTTGTATAAAGTATCTCATGTCTGCATTTGATGTTCCAGAG GTTATGGCTGTCACCAGGAGTAGCATCTGCAAGAACGGGATGGAATCACTGTCACGTGGAGGTGCTATCATTTACTATGCGTCTGTCTTCCTCTATTTCTGGGTTTTCTCAACCCCTGTTGTATCCCTGGTGTTTGGGAGTTACTTGTATATCTGCATCAACTGGTTTCACATACACTTCGATGAAGCTTTTTCGTCACTCCGCATTGCAAATTATAAGGCCTTCACTCGCTTCCACATTACCCGTGATGGTGACCTTGAAGTATTCACCCTTGCAGTTGATAAG GTGCCAAAGGAATGGAGACTGGATCCGGAGTGGGACAAGGAAGTAAAACAGCAGCAACCGAGTCATCTTAGGAAGTTCCCTAGCAAGTGgagtgctgctgctgctcaACAGGACCCACTTGCTACTGTTCGGATTGTTGACCATTTTGTAATTGATAGAACGGATCCTAGGAACCCCAATTCTGAGGCAAGCAAATAA
- the LOC122661005 gene encoding nodulation protein H-like, which translates to MTEDLYFFIKDSLVIKPPKKSPLVLRTVVLLFSVVCGVYICSICLKQISTQTRARFLSFEEVQRPCHVLDIHPQEIHYVHYPIPNTYDRAECVCNPVRFFAIVSMQRSGSGWFETLLNSHINVSSNGEIFSAKERRENASAIVETLDKVYNLDWLSSASKNECSAAVGFKWMLNQGLMVHHKEIVEYFNRRGVSAIFLFRRNVLRRMVSVLANSYDRDAKLLNGTHKSHVHSPHEAQILATYKPIINATLLIPNLKQVQDTTAKALEYFKSTRHIILYYEDIIKNRTKLMDVQDFLRVPQRKLKSRQVKIHKGSLSEQVENWDDVHKTLKGTPYESFLHSDYQM; encoded by the exons ATGACTGAAGATCTCTATTTCTTCATCAAG GATTCCCTCGTCATTAAGCCCCCTAAGAAATCTCCCTTGGTATTGAGGACGGTTGTCTTATTATTCTCCGTGGTCTGCGGTGTTTATATTTGCTCAATCTGTCTAAAGCAGATAAGCACCCAAACCAGAGCCAGATTCCTAAGTTTTGAAGAGGTTCAAAGGCCTTGTCATGTACTGGATATCCATCCACAGGAGATTCATTATGTGCACTATCCCATACCCAACACTTATGACAG GGCTGAATGTGTGTGCAATCCTGTAAGATTCTTTGCCATCGTATCGATGCAAAGATCTGGTAGTGGATGGTTTGAAACCTTGTTAAACAGCCATATCAATGTAAGCTCGAATGGTGAAATCTTTTctgcaaaagaaagaagagaaaatgctTCGGCAATTGTGGAGACGCTGGATAAAGTTTATAATCTTGACTGGTTAAGTAGTGCTTCCAAGAATGAATGTTCAGCTGCAGTCGGCTTCAAGTGGATGCTTAATCAG GGCCTGATGGTGCATCACAAAGAAATTGTAGAATACTTTAATCGCAGAGGCGTCTCTGCAATATTTCTCTTTCGGAGAAATGTGCTGCGCAGGATGGTATCAGTTCTTGCAAATTCTTATGATCGAGATGCTAAGCTACTGAATGGGACCCACAAGTCTCATGTACATTCACCTCAtgag GCCCAGATACTAGCAACATACAAGCCTATCATCAATGCCACATTATTGATTCCCAATCTGAAACAAGTGCAGGATACAACTGCAAAAGCTTTAGAATACTTCAAGAGCACTCGGCACATAATTCTTTACTACGAGGACATCATAAAGAACCGCACT AAGCTGATGGACGTCCAAGACTTTCTTAGGGTTCCACAGAGGAAGCTTAAGAGCCGTCAGGTGAAGATACACAAAGGGTCTTTATCAGAGCAGGTTGAGAACTGGGATGATGTTCACAAGACACTCAAGGGAACACCGTATGAGAGCTTCCTCCATTCAGACTATCAAATGTAG